A window from Acidobacteriota bacterium encodes these proteins:
- the atpH gene encoding ATP synthase F1 subunit delta, producing MSSFSDDQIAVAQVYSKAMLALAQQAEAQQAGAVDDLREELQSIARLIERDETFRAFLSSPLVDSDKRRESLEKTFRGKASDLLVDSLQVLNRKGRIHLVPAIAFTYRQELNQLQGRVEARVISAVALSDPQRERIRAAVKGATGKDATLDEQVDPSLIGGMVVQIGDQKADSSVATRLTNLSDKLLNRASRQIHRGAHVEN from the coding sequence ATGTCGAGCTTCAGTGACGACCAGATCGCCGTGGCGCAGGTCTACAGCAAGGCCATGCTGGCCCTAGCTCAACAGGCGGAGGCACAGCAGGCCGGCGCGGTCGATGACCTGCGCGAGGAGCTGCAGTCCATTGCCCGTCTGATCGAGCGCGATGAGACCTTTCGCGCCTTCCTGTCGTCGCCGTTGGTCGACTCCGACAAGCGGCGGGAAAGCTTGGAGAAGACCTTCCGCGGCAAGGCGAGCGATCTGCTGGTGGACTCCCTCCAGGTCTTGAACCGCAAGGGCCGCATCCACCTGGTGCCGGCCATCGCCTTTACCTATCGCCAGGAGTTGAACCAACTCCAGGGGCGGGTGGAAGCCCGGGTGATCTCGGCGGTGGCCCTTTCCGACCCGCAGCGCGAGCGGATTCGCGCGGCGGTCAAGGGAGCCACCGGCAAGGATGCCACCCTCGATGAGCAGGTCGATCCCTCGCTGATCGGAGGCATGGTGGTGCAGATTGGAGATCAGAAGGCCGATTCGAGCGTCGCCACGCGCCTAACCAACTTGAGCGACAAGCTCCTGAACCGTGCATCGCGCCAGATTCATCGCGGCGCGCACGTCGAGAACTGA
- a CDS encoding RDD family protein encodes MNDRRDEPWLFDLDFGDSSKEEQEEDEAGVDEPSVASEESQAAAADEAPAPADFAFGEESAAPRDSFPFDDPPSELPKPLSPDELPLFSDQPSEAVTAVPAAAESPAAPVLPLADDGEPAAGPVPVEASAETSAGGGIAAFRERAVAVAVDGLLLVTVLGLCLLGSMAVGGPGSPLAHALPFGTFLVVFSFVYSVVSLAFWGQTPGMAIAGVVARAPGDQPLTFGQTGMRWLGGLLTVALAGLPFLLSLTGRSLADRLSGSETFQVS; translated from the coding sequence GTGAACGATCGCCGCGACGAACCTTGGCTGTTCGATCTCGACTTCGGAGACTCTTCCAAAGAAGAGCAGGAGGAAGACGAGGCGGGCGTAGACGAACCGAGCGTGGCGAGCGAGGAGTCCCAAGCCGCTGCCGCGGACGAAGCGCCCGCTCCCGCGGACTTCGCCTTCGGCGAGGAGTCCGCTGCGCCGCGCGATTCCTTTCCCTTTGACGATCCTCCCTCCGAACTCCCGAAGCCCCTGAGTCCCGACGAACTGCCGCTGTTTTCGGATCAGCCGTCAGAGGCGGTGACCGCCGTTCCTGCGGCGGCGGAATCACCCGCAGCGCCGGTCCTGCCGCTCGCAGACGACGGCGAGCCGGCCGCTGGTCCGGTGCCGGTCGAGGCCTCCGCCGAAACATCGGCCGGCGGCGGGATCGCCGCCTTCCGCGAGCGGGCGGTGGCGGTGGCGGTCGACGGCCTCCTGTTGGTGACGGTACTCGGACTGTGCCTGCTCGGCTCGATGGCGGTCGGCGGCCCCGGCAGTCCGTTGGCCCACGCCCTGCCCTTCGGCACCTTTCTGGTGGTCTTCTCCTTCGTCTACTCGGTGGTCAGCCTGGCCTTCTGGGGACAGACTCCGGGAATGGCGATCGCCGGAGTGGTGGCGCGGGCGCCGGGGGATCAACCGCTGACCTTCGGCCAGACCGGCATGCGCTGGCTCGGCGGGTTGTTGACGGTAGCCCTCGCCGGACTTCCTTTCCTCCTCTCCCTCACCGGCCGTTCCCTGGCGGACCGCCTGAGCGGCAGCGAGACCTTCCAGGTTTCCTAG
- the atpE gene encoding ATP synthase F0 subunit C has translation MFVPTLAAQEAGGVTTGLGLQKLGGAIGAGLAAIGAGMGIGRIGAGAVESIARQPEATGQIQTAMIISAALIEGAALFGVVVGMLAVTAG, from the coding sequence ATGTTCGTGCCGACCCTCGCCGCCCAGGAAGCGGGTGGAGTGACCACCGGACTCGGACTGCAGAAGCTGGGTGGCGCCATCGGTGCCGGCCTGGCGGCGATCGGCGCCGGTATGGGTATCGGTCGCATCGGCGCCGGTGCTGTGGAGTCCATCGCCCGTCAGCCCGAGGCGACGGGTCAGATTCAGACCGCCATGATCATCAGCGCCGCGCTGATCGAGGGCGCCGCGCTGTTCGGCGTCGTCGTCGGCATGCTCGCTGTGACGGCCGGTTGA
- the atpB gene encoding F0F1 ATP synthase subunit A → MNLLSLGQHGLKLDGWDLLARFGFSRLGMGSGDPIDHVVQHPLHTEEAHLGMLTPNGVVTLLSDQIVVMILAALLLMIFLPLMVRKRKGSDEVGRLVPAGGANLIESVCHYLRKDMAEPLLEDYTDRFIKYIWTVFFFILTMNLLGLLPIAAISMGLFGKHIGGTPTANIWVTTTLALTTLGMLIVNGLRLGGLDYIKHFNPGPWWMAPLLVPLELVGLVAKAASLAIRLFANMVAGHILLAVLLGFIISVGSASGAAAGFAISLPVVAGSVAINLLEIFVAFLQAYIFTFLTTLFLGMSVIFHHEDHAEAHAH, encoded by the coding sequence ATGAACCTCTTGAGTCTTGGACAGCACGGCTTGAAGCTCGACGGATGGGATCTGTTGGCTCGGTTTGGGTTCTCGCGGCTCGGTATGGGCTCGGGAGATCCCATCGATCACGTCGTTCAGCACCCGCTGCACACCGAGGAGGCGCATCTCGGAATGCTCACGCCGAACGGCGTGGTCACCCTGCTTTCGGATCAGATTGTGGTGATGATTCTCGCCGCCCTGCTGCTGATGATTTTTCTGCCCCTGATGGTGCGCAAGCGCAAGGGCAGCGACGAGGTCGGCCGGCTGGTGCCCGCCGGCGGCGCGAATTTGATCGAGTCCGTCTGCCACTACCTGCGCAAGGACATGGCCGAGCCGTTGCTCGAGGACTACACGGACCGCTTCATCAAATACATCTGGACCGTATTCTTTTTCATCCTGACGATGAACCTGCTGGGCCTGTTGCCCATCGCCGCCATCTCGATGGGGCTTTTCGGAAAGCACATCGGCGGCACGCCGACGGCCAACATCTGGGTCACCACGACCCTCGCCCTGACTACCTTGGGCATGCTGATCGTCAATGGTCTGCGGCTGGGCGGCCTCGACTACATCAAGCACTTCAATCCAGGTCCCTGGTGGATGGCGCCGCTGCTGGTGCCCCTCGAACTGGTGGGGCTGGTGGCCAAGGCGGCCTCTCTGGCGATCCGGCTGTTCGCCAACATGGTCGCCGGCCACATTTTGCTGGCGGTGCTGCTGGGCTTCATCATCTCGGTGGGCTCGGCGTCCGGCGCCGCCGCCGGCTTCGCAATCTCGCTGCCGGTGGTGGCCGGCAGCGTCGCGATCAATCTCTTGGAAATTTTCGTCGCCTTCCTGCAGGCGTACATTTTTACGTTTTTGACCACGTTGTTCCTCGGTATGTCGGTGATTTTCCACCACGAAGACCATGCGGAGGCGCACGCTCACTGA
- a CDS encoding AtpZ/AtpI family protein, whose protein sequence is MAKRTRSPGMRYLGIGFELAAAVAGLTLLGFWIDRHFGSEPWGLLIGLTVGLVGGLYNLVRGTLSSLRRDAEQALPLDEERS, encoded by the coding sequence ATGGCGAAACGGACCCGCTCACCGGGCATGCGCTACCTCGGTATCGGTTTCGAGTTGGCGGCGGCCGTAGCGGGACTGACGCTTCTCGGTTTCTGGATCGACCGGCACTTCGGGAGTGAGCCGTGGGGCTTGCTGATCGGGTTGACGGTCGGTTTGGTCGGCGGTCTGTACAACCTGGTGCGAGGGACGTTGTCTTCGCTCAGGCGCGATGCCGAGCAGGCTTTGCCCTTGGATGAGGAGCGTTCGTGA
- the atpF gene encoding F0F1 ATP synthase subunit B produces MRKIETFSMIRRWSLIGLSSLFLVAPVWAAEGGGESGSLFAGDLGNMIWTLVIFVILLVVLGKFAWGPVLNGLQSREQFIFDSLAKAKEERDLASAKLAEYEEKLAQARSEVEEIVDEARRDAAVLRQREEEKAQEEAQKTLERAKREIEIAKDTAVKDLYSRATSLTVDAASRILKRELTPNDHEQLIAESIAAIEKINPN; encoded by the coding sequence ATGCGCAAGATCGAGACATTCTCGATGATCCGGCGGTGGTCCCTGATCGGGCTGTCCTCGCTGTTCCTGGTGGCCCCCGTGTGGGCGGCCGAAGGGGGCGGGGAATCCGGAAGTCTGTTCGCCGGCGACCTCGGCAACATGATCTGGACCCTGGTCATCTTCGTGATCCTGCTGGTGGTTCTCGGCAAGTTCGCCTGGGGGCCGGTTTTGAACGGACTCCAGTCGCGCGAGCAGTTCATCTTCGACTCTCTGGCCAAGGCCAAGGAAGAGCGCGATCTCGCTTCGGCCAAGCTGGCCGAGTACGAGGAGAAGCTGGCCCAGGCGCGCTCTGAGGTCGAAGAGATTGTGGACGAGGCCCGGCGCGATGCCGCCGTGCTTCGCCAGCGCGAGGAAGAAAAGGCCCAGGAAGAGGCGCAGAAGACTCTCGAACGGGCCAAGCGGGAGATCGAGATCGCCAAGGACACGGCGGTCAAGGATCTCTACTCGCGAGCGACCAGCTTGACCGTCGATGCGGCGTCGCGCATTTTGAAGCGCGAGCTGACGCCGAACGATCACGAGCAGCTGATCGCCGAGTCGATCGCCGCCATCGAGAAGATCAACCCGAACTGA